CATGGACTTCATTTCCATCCTGTCGATTTTCGTGCTCGCCTGTTTCGTCGGCTATTATGTCGTCTGGTCGGTGACGCCCGCCCTCCACACGCCGTTGATGGCAGTGACCAACGCGATTTCGAGCGTCATTATCGTCGGCGCGCTGATCGCCGCCGCAGCTTCGGGCAATGCCGTGGCCAAGTGGCTCGGCCTCATCGGCGTCGTGCTCGCCTCGATCAACATCTTCGGCGGCTTCGCCGTGACCCAGCGCATGCTGGCGATGTATAAGAAGAAGGAGCGCAAGTGATGGAGCTCCTGCTCGCTGCCGCCACCGGCACCACCCCCGACTGGGCGCGCATCGCCTATCTCGTCGCGGGCGTCTGTTTCATCCTCGCCCTGCGCGGCCTGTCCTCCCCGGAAAGCAGCCGCAAGGGCAACATGTACGGCATGGCCGGCATGGGCATTGCGGTCGTCACCACGCTGGTCACGCACGAGATCGCCAGCCTGCCCGAGATCCTCGGCGCCATCCTCATCGGCGCGGTCATCGGGCTCGTGACGGCGCGGCGTATCGCTATGACCGCCATGCCGCAGCTCGTTGCCGCCTTCCACAGCCTCGTCGGCCTCGCCGCCGTGCTGGTCGCGGCCGCGGCCTATTCGAACCCCGGCGCCTTCGGCCTGCTCGTCGAGATTGCCAGCGGGCCCGAACCGCGCTTCATGCTCGACCCCGTCGCGCGGGTCGAGATGGCGCTGGGTGCGGCGATCGGCGCGATCACCTTCTCGGGCTCGGTCATCGCCTTTGCCAAGTTGAACGGCGACATGAGCGGCACGCCCATCATCCTGCCCGCTCGCCACGTCATCAACTTCGGCATCCTCGGCGGCATCATCGCGCTGACCGCCTGGTTCGCGATGCAGGGCGCGGCAATGCCGGGCTGGATCTTCCCGACCATCGTCATCCTCGCCTTCATCGTCGGCTTCCTCCTGATCATCCCGATCGGCGGCGCGGACATGCCGGTCGTCGTCTCCATGCTCAACAGCTATTCGGGATGGGCGGCCGCCGCGATGGGCTTCACGCTCGGCAACAGCGCGATGATCATCACCGGCGCGCTGGTCGGCTCCTCGGGCGCGATCCTCAGCTACATCATGTGCCGCGCCATGAACCGCAGCTTCATTTCCGTCATCGCGGGCGGTTTCGGGCAGGACTCGTCGGGCGGCGGCGACAAGGGCCCCGCGATCGACCGCCCCTACAAATCGGGCAGCGCGGAGGACGCCGCCTTCCTCCTGTCCCAGGCCGACAAGGTCATCATCGTGCCGGGCTATGGCATGGCGGTGGCGCAGGCCCAGCACGTCCTTCGCGAGATGAGCGACATGCTGAAAGAGAAGGGCGTCGAGGTGAAATATGCCATCCACCCCGTCGCGGGGCGCATGCCGGGGCATATGAACGTGCTGCTGGCCGAGGCCAACGTGCCCTATGACGAGGTGTTCGAGCTCGACGACATCAATTCGGAATTCGCGC
The nucleotide sequence above comes from Sphingomicrobium arenosum. Encoded proteins:
- a CDS encoding proton-translocating transhydrogenase family protein: MDFISILSIFVLACFVGYYVVWSVTPALHTPLMAVTNAISSVIIVGALIAAAASGNAVAKWLGLIGVVLASINIFGGFAVTQRMLAMYKKKERK
- a CDS encoding NAD(P)(+) transhydrogenase (Re/Si-specific) subunit beta, which gives rise to MELLLAAATGTTPDWARIAYLVAGVCFILALRGLSSPESSRKGNMYGMAGMGIAVVTTLVTHEIASLPEILGAILIGAVIGLVTARRIAMTAMPQLVAAFHSLVGLAAVLVAAAAYSNPGAFGLLVEIASGPEPRFMLDPVARVEMALGAAIGAITFSGSVIAFAKLNGDMSGTPIILPARHVINFGILGGIIALTAWFAMQGAAMPGWIFPTIVILAFIVGFLLIIPIGGADMPVVVSMLNSYSGWAAAAMGFTLGNSAMIITGALVGSSGAILSYIMCRAMNRSFISVIAGGFGQDSSGGGDKGPAIDRPYKSGSAEDAAFLLSQADKVIIVPGYGMAVAQAQHVLREMSDMLKEKGVEVKYAIHPVAGRMPGHMNVLLAEANVPYDEVFELDDINSEFAQADVAFVIGANDVTNPAAKTDKTSPIYGMPVLDVEKARTTLFIKRSMGGAGYAGVENELFFKDNTMMLLSDAKKMVEEIVKNLD